A window from Aliamphritea hakodatensis encodes these proteins:
- a CDS encoding GlcG/HbpS family heme-binding protein, with product MSGICMLTEESSLSWQSASQICAASCQYASEHQLKICVWVLDRHGNPLAMQRINHAPLPSTDIARKKAYTAASFGFGTHLWQQRLADKPHLLSGLTQQPDMILFGGGLPVTYKGQMVGAVGVSGASEAQDQACAAAGIAALPELQNP from the coding sequence ATGAGTGGAATCTGTATGCTCACCGAAGAAAGCTCACTTAGCTGGCAAAGCGCCTCACAGATCTGCGCTGCAAGCTGCCAGTATGCCAGCGAACATCAGCTCAAGATCTGCGTATGGGTGCTGGATCGCCACGGCAATCCACTGGCCATGCAACGGATTAACCACGCCCCGCTGCCCTCCACAGACATCGCCCGCAAAAAAGCATATACCGCCGCCAGCTTTGGCTTCGGTACTCACCTGTGGCAACAGCGGCTGGCGGATAAACCCCACCTGCTTTCAGGCCTGACACAACAGCCGGACATGATACTGTTCGGCGGTGGCCTGCCAGTAACATACAAGGGTCAGATGGTCGGCGCTGTTGGCGTATCCGGCGCCAGTGAAGCACAGGATCAGGCCTGTGCCGCTGCTGGCATCGCAGCCCTTCCTGAATTGCAGAACCCGTAA
- the hpaD gene encoding 3,4-dihydroxyphenylacetate 2,3-dioxygenase, whose protein sequence is MGKIVLAAKITHVPTMLLSERPGKLEGCRQQAIDGHREIARRAREAGADTVVVIDTHWLVNAGYHVNSGEHFKGSFTSHEFPHFIQNLEYEYTGNPALGDLIAEKATEKGVFTLSHQVETLDLEYGTLVPMRYMNPEADLKVVSVAGWCTVHSLESSKLLGEAIREAIEASDSNVMLLASGSLSHRIWDNDDYEANNGTFTISKEFNRQVDLRVLDLWQQGDISTFLKMLPEYAQLCSGEGGMHDTAMLFGALGWDNYQGKGEVIGEYFPSSGTGQVNVVFSL, encoded by the coding sequence ATGGGAAAAATTGTACTCGCGGCAAAAATCACCCATGTTCCAACCATGCTGCTTTCTGAACGTCCGGGTAAGCTGGAAGGCTGCCGCCAGCAAGCCATTGACGGCCACAGGGAAATTGCCCGCCGTGCCCGTGAAGCCGGGGCCGACACCGTCGTGGTTATAGACACTCACTGGCTGGTCAATGCTGGTTATCATGTTAACTCCGGGGAACACTTTAAAGGCAGCTTCACCAGCCATGAATTCCCGCACTTCATTCAGAATCTTGAATACGAATACACCGGTAACCCGGCACTTGGCGACCTGATCGCCGAAAAAGCCACCGAAAAAGGCGTATTTACCCTGTCTCATCAGGTAGAAACCTTGGATCTGGAATACGGCACTCTGGTGCCAATGCGCTATATGAACCCGGAAGCAGACCTTAAAGTGGTGTCCGTTGCCGGCTGGTGTACCGTCCACAGTCTGGAATCTTCGAAGTTACTGGGCGAAGCCATTCGCGAAGCCATTGAAGCCAGTGACAGCAACGTCATGCTGCTGGCTTCCGGCTCCCTGTCGCACCGCATCTGGGACAACGACGATTACGAAGCCAATAACGGTACCTTCACCATCTCCAAAGAATTTAACCGTCAGGTCGATCTGCGGGTACTGGACCTGTGGCAGCAGGGAGACATCAGCACCTTCCTGAAGATGCTGCCGGAGTACGCACAACTGTGTTCCGGCGAAGGCGGTATGCACGACACCGCCATGCTGTTTGGCGCACTGGGCTGGGACAACTATCAGGGCAAAGGTGAAGTCATCGGTGAATACTTCCCAAGTTCCGGTACCGGTCAGGTAAACGTCGTCTTCAGCCTTTAA
- the hpaR gene encoding homoprotocatechuate degradation operon regulator HpaR: MRKFEDSLPLQLLRAREATMLFFRPLLHDNSLTEQQWRILRALYNYKELESKELAKRCCILSPSLTGILKRLAQQGYIQRRKCHEDQRRALISLTDKAYDLFERLSPEVEAAYAAFIERYSEDKLEELMGMLKELSELEP, encoded by the coding sequence ATGCGCAAGTTTGAAGACTCATTACCCCTTCAACTTCTCCGGGCACGGGAAGCCACCATGCTGTTCTTCCGGCCCCTGCTTCATGACAACTCTTTAACTGAACAGCAATGGCGGATTTTACGGGCGTTGTATAACTATAAGGAGCTGGAGTCCAAGGAACTGGCAAAACGCTGCTGCATTCTGAGCCCCAGCCTGACCGGTATACTGAAACGGCTGGCACAACAGGGTTATATCCAGCGCCGTAAGTGCCATGAAGACCAGCGCCGGGCACTCATCAGCCTGACCGACAAAGCCTACGACCTGTTCGAGCGCCTGAGCCCTGAGGTAGAAGCCGCCTATGCCGCCTTTATCGAGCGCTACAGTGAAGACAAGCTTGAAGAACTGATGGGCATGCTTAAAGAGCTTTCCGAACTGGAACCCTGA
- a CDS encoding multidrug effflux MFS transporter yields the protein MTPTTQQNPASAHLPGIAWFTVMSMVSPVALNILMPALPDIAADLNVSTDEVQLSLTLYLLTLAFGQLICGPLADRFGRKPVLLCGIALHFAGCLLGAFADDLQSLLLARVLQAAGGCTGMVLARTIMLDCYSRSQAAGKIGYITLSIALAQAIAPTLGGQLNLLFGWQVLFHFSLLLSSLSWLIVLLIVPETAIKLTTRIRLSTVLQRYQQLVCNRNYIRYSASATLIACGFYLFIGTAPYIVASQMQGTSADFGNWFLIVALGFMAGSYTAARLSANLGIARMIFLGNAVSGCAALSLFAGLLITGLSTTTLSYLLLFLPMAFYTYGRGLSQPNNQSAAIASSDIAPGAASGLLGFMQLITGALVTQVAPLILELGIVWLAATLMMFVAGAIRLSSRR from the coding sequence ATGACCCCGACTACACAGCAAAACCCTGCAAGCGCACATCTGCCCGGCATTGCCTGGTTTACGGTCATGTCGATGGTCAGCCCGGTGGCACTGAACATTCTCATGCCTGCCCTGCCAGACATTGCAGCCGACCTTAACGTCAGCACCGATGAAGTTCAGCTCAGCCTGACCCTGTATCTGCTGACACTGGCATTCGGCCAGCTTATATGCGGACCGCTGGCAGACCGCTTTGGACGAAAGCCGGTATTGCTATGTGGCATCGCCCTGCACTTTGCCGGCTGTTTACTGGGTGCATTTGCCGATGACCTGCAGTCGTTATTGCTTGCCCGGGTATTACAGGCTGCCGGTGGCTGTACCGGCATGGTGCTGGCCCGCACTATCATGCTTGATTGCTACAGCCGTTCTCAGGCTGCCGGTAAAATTGGCTACATCACCCTTTCGATTGCACTGGCACAGGCCATTGCCCCCACACTCGGTGGGCAGCTTAATTTACTGTTTGGCTGGCAAGTGCTGTTTCATTTTTCCCTGCTGCTGAGCAGCCTTTCATGGCTGATCGTTTTGCTCATCGTTCCTGAAACCGCCATCAAGCTGACCACCCGTATTCGTCTCAGCACTGTACTGCAACGCTACCAACAGCTGGTCTGTAACCGCAATTATATCCGTTACAGCGCATCAGCCACCCTGATTGCCTGCGGCTTCTACCTGTTTATCGGAACTGCTCCCTACATAGTTGCTAGCCAGATGCAGGGCACTTCAGCAGATTTCGGTAACTGGTTTTTAATCGTCGCACTGGGCTTTATGGCTGGTAGTTATACCGCCGCCAGACTTTCTGCAAATCTGGGCATTGCACGAATGATTTTTCTGGGCAACGCAGTTTCAGGTTGTGCAGCGCTCAGCCTGTTCGCAGGATTGCTGATCACAGGCCTGTCGACCACGACGCTGAGTTATCTTCTGCTATTCCTGCCAATGGCGTTCTACACCTATGGCCGGGGGCTCAGCCAGCCCAATAATCAGTCTGCGGCCATTGCCAGCAGTGACATCGCCCCGGGAGCAGCTTCAGGTTTATTAGGGTTTATGCAGCTGATCACCGGCGCGCTGGTTACCCAGGTCGCACCGCTGATTTTAGAACTGGGAATAGTATGGCTGGCAGCCACCCTGATGATGTTTGTTGCAGGTGCCATTCGCCTGAGTAGCAGGCGTTAA